Proteins from one Dysgonomonas sp. HDW5A genomic window:
- the gadC gene encoding putative glutamine/gamma-aminobutyrate antiporter GadC yields the protein MATNTNQAVKLGVFTLVIMNITAVVSLKGLPEEAVYGLSSAFYYLLAALVFLIPTSLIAAELAAMFQDKPGGVFRWVGEAFGKHFGLMAIWLQWTQSIFWYLTTLIFGAVAIAFIGHNSGLDAELSNNKYYTFLIVIAMFWIATFISMKGMGWTSRISKIGGLIGTVIPAVLLVILGIMYLASGGQSQMNFHTNFIPDLSNFNNFVLAVGIFSFYAGMEMNSIHITEMSNPAKNYPKAIFISALITVVVFILGTFALGIIIPQKDISLTQSLLVGFDNYFAYIKASWMSPIIAGALAIGVFAAVLVWVSGPSRGLYIVGKAGYLPHFFQRTNSNGIQKNILIVQAIIVSVLSLFFIISPSIDTIYQIFTQIAIILYQIMYMFMFAAAIILRYTMKDTDRPFRIGKKGNSLIWIIGGLGFIGSTLAFIICFIPPAQINIGSIVGWYAILIVTCMLFVITPFVIYTFKKKSWTDPNQGIPPFHWETKKKLLKLFRDELKQDEKE from the coding sequence ATGGCTACTAATACAAACCAGGCTGTAAAACTGGGAGTTTTTACACTTGTCATTATGAATATTACTGCAGTTGTTTCCCTAAAAGGACTTCCTGAGGAAGCTGTTTATGGATTAAGTTCTGCATTTTATTACTTATTGGCAGCTCTTGTCTTTCTTATTCCAACGTCATTAATAGCTGCCGAATTAGCAGCCATGTTTCAAGATAAGCCAGGAGGAGTATTTCGCTGGGTTGGTGAAGCATTCGGCAAGCATTTTGGACTTATGGCTATATGGCTTCAATGGACCCAAAGTATATTTTGGTATCTCACAACATTAATATTTGGGGCTGTTGCAATAGCTTTTATTGGGCATAATAGTGGACTTGATGCAGAGTTATCAAACAATAAGTATTATACATTTCTTATTGTTATTGCCATGTTTTGGATTGCAACTTTTATATCGATGAAAGGTATGGGATGGACAAGCCGGATATCGAAGATAGGAGGGCTTATCGGAACTGTTATTCCAGCTGTATTACTTGTTATTTTAGGTATAATGTATCTTGCTAGTGGCGGGCAGTCGCAAATGAATTTTCATACAAATTTTATTCCTGACTTGTCTAACTTCAATAACTTTGTTTTGGCAGTAGGAATATTTTCATTCTATGCCGGAATGGAAATGAACAGTATACATATTACAGAGATGAGTAATCCTGCAAAGAATTACCCTAAAGCGATTTTCATCAGTGCACTTATCACTGTAGTTGTATTTATACTGGGTACTTTTGCCTTAGGTATCATCATTCCACAGAAAGATATAAGTCTTACTCAAAGCCTTTTGGTTGGTTTTGACAACTATTTTGCATACATCAAAGCATCCTGGATGTCTCCCATTATTGCCGGGGCACTTGCAATAGGTGTATTTGCAGCAGTATTAGTTTGGGTATCAGGGCCGTCAAGAGGACTTTACATTGTAGGAAAAGCCGGATACCTTCCGCATTTTTTTCAAAGAACGAATAGTAATGGGATACAAAAAAATATACTTATTGTTCAAGCTATTATTGTAAGTGTTTTAAGTCTTTTCTTCATCATATCACCATCTATTGATACTATTTACCAAATATTTACACAGATTGCAATTATACTATATCAGATAATGTATATGTTTATGTTTGCTGCTGCTATAATACTACGTTATACAATGAAAGATACGGATCGTCCGTTCCGCATCGGCAAAAAAGGCAATTCACTTATTTGGATCATAGGAGGTTTAGGCTTTATAGGGTCAACTCTTGCTTTTATCATCTGTTTTATTCCACCGGCACAAATAAATATTGGAAGTATCGTCGGTTGGTATGCTATCCTTATTGTTACCTGCATGTTATTTGTGATAACTCCATTTGTAATATATACTTTTAAGAAAAAATCGTGGACTGACCCTAATCAAGGAATACCTCCTTTTCACTGGGAAACTAAAAAGAAACTGCTTAAGCTATTTAGGGATGAATTAAAACAAGACGAAAAAGAATAA
- a CDS encoding efflux transporter outer membrane subunit — translation MNKKYIKGIVLLGLTASIGFSSCQVVNKYKTPEVDSEELFRDENPTDTTTVADLSWREYFQDPILQALIEEGLAQNFDLQIAYTRIQQAEANLSMARAAYFPNVALVGQFNQSRTSVNNAGVKDVLGYSNTQYGLGIAVTWEADLWGKINRQARASFAQMLSSQAYKDLIQTSLISNIATSYYSLMALDEQLRVTKETVDLLRQSSETMQALKDAGMLNGAAVEQSKGLLYGTAVSIPSLEIQIRTLENSLCLLLARKPGSVVRSSIQDQNVPEEISFGVPVQMLAKRPDVQQAELGFRSAFELTNAAQASFYPSLTLNTGSMIGFVENFKPENIIANIIGSLTQPIFAQKQLIGQLRIRKAQQEESLLTFQKTVLAAGKEVSDIMYTYEASLSKNAPRSKQVESLGTAVYFTQELLKAGEADYTEVLIAEQNLLSAQLGQVSDKLEQLQATVDLYRALGGGVK, via the coding sequence ATGAATAAGAAATATATCAAGGGAATCGTTCTATTGGGGCTTACAGCCTCAATAGGATTCAGTTCCTGTCAGGTTGTCAATAAATACAAAACTCCGGAAGTTGATTCAGAGGAGTTATTCAGAGATGAGAATCCTACTGATACTACTACTGTCGCAGATTTATCGTGGAGAGAATACTTTCAGGATCCCATACTTCAGGCTTTGATTGAAGAGGGGTTGGCTCAAAACTTTGATTTACAAATTGCTTATACTCGTATTCAACAAGCAGAAGCTAATTTGAGTATGGCTCGAGCAGCTTATTTTCCAAATGTTGCATTAGTAGGTCAATTCAATCAATCAAGAACCAGTGTAAACAATGCTGGAGTAAAAGATGTTTTGGGATACAGTAATACACAATATGGTTTAGGAATAGCTGTTACTTGGGAGGCAGATCTTTGGGGTAAAATTAACAGGCAGGCTCGGGCTTCGTTTGCTCAAATGTTATCGAGTCAGGCTTATAAAGATTTGATTCAGACATCTTTAATATCTAATATTGCTACATCATATTATTCTTTGATGGCTTTAGATGAGCAATTGCGGGTTACTAAGGAAACAGTTGACTTACTAAGGCAAAGCAGCGAAACAATGCAGGCATTGAAAGATGCCGGAATGTTGAATGGTGCAGCAGTAGAACAAAGTAAAGGTTTGCTGTATGGTACTGCAGTAAGTATTCCTAGTCTTGAAATTCAGATTAGAACATTAGAAAATAGCCTTTGTTTGTTGTTGGCTCGCAAACCAGGTTCGGTAGTACGTTCATCTATACAAGATCAAAATGTTCCGGAAGAAATATCGTTCGGGGTGCCAGTACAGATGTTAGCAAAACGTCCGGATGTACAACAGGCGGAACTTGGTTTTAGAAGTGCATTTGAATTAACTAATGCAGCTCAGGCAAGCTTTTATCCTTCATTGACACTTAATACAGGGTCTATGATTGGGTTTGTAGAAAATTTTAAACCTGAGAATATTATAGCAAATATCATTGGTAGCCTTACTCAGCCTATCTTTGCTCAAAAGCAGTTGATCGGTCAATTGAGAATACGTAAGGCTCAACAAGAAGAGTCTTTATTGACATTCCAAAAGACGGTTTTAGCAGCAGGTAAAGAAGTGTCTGACATTATGTATACTTATGAGGCTTCATTGAGTAAAAATGCTCCTCGCTCTAAACAAGTAGAGTCTTTAGGCACGGCAGTTTATTTTACCCAAGAGTTATTGAAAGCCGGTGAGGCTGATTATACGGAAGTATTGATTGCTGAACAAAATTTATTGAGTGCCCAATTGGGACAAGTTAGTGATAAATTAGAACAGCTACAAGCTACGGTTGATTTATACAGAGCACTTGGCGGAGGCGTTAAATAA
- a CDS encoding Arm DNA-binding domain-containing protein — translation MATFKPVVFSSAKHLKQDGTTNIKIRIYHNSSTQYVPTQYYISPNQLLKSGSIAERRRNCCLRV, via the coding sequence ATGGCTACATTTAAACCTGTAGTATTTTCATCTGCCAAACATTTAAAACAAGATGGGACTACAAATATCAAAATACGTATTTATCATAATAGTTCTACTCAATACGTACCTACACAATATTATATTTCCCCGAACCAATTATTAAAATCCGGGAGTATTGCTGAAAGAAGAAGAAATTGTTGCTTGCGAGTATAA
- a CDS encoding T9SS type A sorting domain-containing protein, with amino-acid sequence MYITIIPNFKIEPISALAVCSGGNASYKLAGYGIGLDVEWRGSANMTLISGQGTANAIFKSTGNGAGIVSAFIKYKGENFICENSRVWIGPEASPTIDGDLGSINTARLNSEYGFYAKGLPRNTIGQYRWGYGAKNSLKYIETDINFVVLKSPSSGTSFMVTLSVENPCGWSPPSSIVYRINSGGKDKGPVYPLKNALVIDEDQPEIKSVKIYNLSGVLVYSDNAVDGSFDIKSTVLTDGVYIIEKFDGENRTSEKVMLKR; translated from the coding sequence ATGTATATTACTATAATCCCGAACTTTAAAATAGAACCTATTTCAGCATTGGCTGTTTGTTCTGGTGGGAATGCATCATATAAGCTCGCAGGGTACGGTATAGGTCTTGATGTAGAATGGAGAGGCAGTGCTAATATGACTTTAATTTCTGGACAAGGTACAGCTAATGCCATATTCAAATCAACTGGAAATGGTGCAGGAATTGTGAGTGCGTTTATAAAATATAAGGGAGAGAATTTTATTTGTGAAAATTCCAGAGTTTGGATAGGACCTGAAGCATCTCCAACTATCGATGGAGATCTCGGGTCAATCAATACGGCAAGGCTGAATAGCGAATATGGGTTTTATGCAAAAGGCCTACCTCGAAATACTATAGGACAATACAGATGGGGGTATGGAGCCAAGAATTCATTAAAATATATAGAAACAGATATAAATTTTGTCGTATTAAAATCCCCTTCTTCCGGCACATCATTTATGGTTACATTGTCAGTTGAAAATCCATGTGGTTGGAGTCCACCTAGCTCTATAGTCTATCGCATTAATAGCGGAGGAAAGGATAAAGGACCTGTTTACCCTCTTAAAAATGCACTGGTAATAGATGAAGATCAACCTGAGATCAAATCCGTAAAAATATACAACCTATCAGGTGTACTAGTATATTCTGATAATGCAGTTGATGGCAGTTTCGATATTAAATCGACTGTTTTAACCGATGGAGTTTATATCATTGAGAAATTTGATGGAGAAAACAGAACTTCAGAAAAGGTAATGTTGAAGCGATAA
- a CDS encoding MarR family winged helix-turn-helix transcriptional regulator, with protein sequence MNKGCEIGDPYNDLGFLIWQIMKSWQRGKHKLLDEFGLTGSQMEVLSAVYHLSQTEQEVTQIAISNVTNVDPMTTSTILRNLHKKKLIDRKASKIDTRARIVEITDDGTELFLKAINKVHQSTDKLLEHMDGDALKAQLRSLLDVLNKLNN encoded by the coding sequence ATGAATAAAGGTTGTGAAATAGGGGATCCATACAATGATTTAGGCTTTCTTATATGGCAAATAATGAAATCATGGCAAAGAGGTAAACATAAACTTTTGGATGAATTTGGATTGACGGGATCTCAAATGGAAGTTTTGTCTGCTGTTTATCATCTGAGCCAAACAGAACAAGAAGTGACACAAATTGCAATTTCGAATGTAACAAATGTTGATCCAATGACAACATCCACCATTCTTCGAAATCTGCACAAGAAAAAATTGATCGACAGAAAAGCGAGTAAAATAGATACAAGAGCACGTATTGTTGAAATAACTGATGATGGTACAGAGCTTTTTCTAAAAGCGATAAATAAAGTTCACCAGTCAACAGATAAACTCTTAGAGCACATGGATGGTGATGCCTTAAAAGCGCAATTACGATCTTTATTGGATGTATTAAACAAGTTAAATAATTAA
- the aspS gene encoding aspartate--tRNA ligase — protein sequence MYRSHTCGELRLADENKEVILSGWVQKVRKLGGGITFVDLRDRYGITQLAFYKDSNTDLYEEANKFGREWVLQVTGIVQERSSKNSTLLTGDIELVPTKIVVLNSSETPPFTIEDETDGGDDIRMKYRYLDLRRNTVRQNLELRHKIAFETRSFLDKLNFLEVETPVLIGSTPEGARDFVVPSRMNPGEFYALPQSPQTLKQLLMVSGFDRYFQIVKCFRDEDLRADRQPEFTQIDCEMSFVGQEDILNIFEGLTKNLFKKMKDIDVPDFPRMTYADAMKYYGSDKPDTRFEMKFVELKDLTTGKDFVVFDSSVYVGAICAKGCASYTRKQLDELTNFVKRPQIGAKGLVYLRYEEDGSLKSSVDKFYTPEDLKKWADRCGAEPGDLILIICGDTEKAQKQLGELRLEVGERLGLRDKNKFNCLWVIDFPLLEKDEELGRYFAKHHPFTSPKEEDIPLLKTEPGDVRANAYDLVINGVEIGGGSERIYNSELQKEMFQVLGFTEEKAQAQFGFLMNAFKYGAPPHAGIAFGLDRLVSIFAGLDSIRDCIAFPKNNSGRDVMLDAPSVIDDEQLKELQLIVDLKE from the coding sequence ATGTATAGAAGTCATACATGCGGAGAGCTTAGGCTAGCAGATGAAAATAAGGAAGTTATCCTGTCGGGATGGGTGCAGAAAGTGCGTAAGTTGGGAGGAGGTATCACTTTTGTCGATCTTCGCGATCGCTATGGCATTACTCAGTTAGCTTTTTATAAAGATTCAAATACTGATCTTTATGAAGAGGCTAATAAGTTTGGACGTGAATGGGTTTTGCAAGTAACTGGAATCGTTCAAGAGCGTTCGAGCAAGAACAGTACTTTGCTAACCGGAGATATCGAATTGGTTCCAACTAAAATAGTTGTTTTAAATTCGTCCGAAACGCCTCCTTTTACAATTGAGGACGAAACAGACGGCGGTGATGATATTCGTATGAAGTATCGTTATCTAGACTTAAGGCGTAATACTGTACGACAAAATTTAGAACTTAGACATAAAATTGCATTTGAAACGCGCAGCTTTTTAGATAAATTGAATTTTTTGGAAGTAGAAACCCCTGTACTTATAGGTTCTACTCCAGAGGGAGCACGAGATTTTGTTGTGCCTTCTCGTATGAATCCGGGAGAGTTTTATGCTTTGCCTCAATCTCCTCAGACATTAAAGCAGCTGTTGATGGTTTCAGGATTCGATAGATATTTTCAGATCGTAAAATGCTTTAGAGACGAAGATTTACGTGCGGATCGTCAGCCTGAATTTACCCAAATAGACTGCGAAATGTCATTTGTAGGTCAGGAAGATATTTTGAATATATTTGAAGGGTTGACAAAAAATCTATTCAAAAAAATGAAGGATATAGATGTTCCGGATTTTCCTCGTATGACGTATGCTGATGCCATGAAGTATTATGGATCTGATAAGCCAGATACTCGATTCGAAATGAAATTTGTTGAATTGAAGGATTTAACGACAGGCAAAGATTTTGTTGTTTTTGATAGCTCAGTATATGTAGGTGCTATTTGTGCGAAAGGTTGTGCATCTTATACCCGAAAACAATTGGATGAATTAACCAATTTTGTAAAGCGCCCACAAATCGGAGCAAAAGGTTTGGTGTATTTGAGATATGAAGAAGATGGTTCTTTAAAATCTTCCGTAGATAAATTTTATACTCCCGAAGATTTGAAAAAATGGGCAGATCGTTGCGGGGCAGAACCGGGCGATCTTATACTTATCATTTGTGGAGATACAGAAAAAGCTCAAAAGCAGTTAGGTGAACTTCGCCTCGAAGTAGGAGAGCGTTTAGGTTTAAGAGATAAAAATAAATTTAACTGTCTGTGGGTAATTGATTTCCCTCTGTTAGAAAAAGATGAAGAGCTAGGGCGTTATTTTGCAAAGCATCATCCTTTTACAAGTCCTAAAGAAGAAGATATCCCACTTCTCAAAACAGAGCCGGGAGATGTGAGAGCCAATGCTTATGACTTAGTAATTAATGGTGTTGAGATAGGTGGAGGTTCGGAGCGTATTTATAACAGTGAATTGCAAAAAGAAATGTTTCAAGTTTTAGGTTTCACTGAAGAAAAAGCTCAGGCTCAGTTTGGTTTCTTAATGAATGCATTCAAATATGGTGCGCCTCCCCATGCTGGTATTGCTTTCGGATTAGACAGGTTGGTTTCAATATTTGCCGGATTAGATTCAATCCGTGATTGTATTGCATTTCCTAAGAATAATTCGGGGCGTGATGTTATGCTTGATGCTCCGTCTGTTATCGATGATGAACAATTGAAAGAATTACAGCTTATTGTAGATTTAAAAGAGTAA
- a CDS encoding efflux RND transporter permease subunit — translation MLKTFIERPVLSTVISIIIVILGLIGLLTLPVAQYPDIAPPTVQITANYSGANADVVMNSVVIPIEEQVNGVEGMTYMTSSASNNGQATITVFFKQGVNPDIAAVNVQNMVARATPLLPEEVIKVGVTVKKQQSSTIMFMSLTSDNPDYDGRFIQNYANINVLPQIKRVFGVGEAMVYGAQDYSMRIWLKPDLMSVYQISPSEVIAALQDQNIEAAPGELGQNSDQSFQYTLKYTGRLKLATQFEDIIIRSQNGQILRVKDVADVELGSLNYTINSLTNGTQSVVIAVSQTAGSNAKEIIDNIQKTLADAKVSFPPGLKLTYLFNANDFLDASIEKVIHTLIEAFILVFIVVFIFLQDFRSTLIPAIAVPVAIIGTFFFLQLFGFSINLLTLFALVLAIGIVVDDAIVVVEAVHAQLDSGVKDPKVATMNAMKEIAPAIVSITLVMAAVFIPVSFIGGTSGIFYKQFGLTLAISIVISAINALTLSPALCALFLKPHSEEHSQKKSFIKRFYYSFNIGFNAATQKYKSSLHFLGKRGHRWITVLIILISSAILYVLMVMIIPKGFVPQEDGGNAMGMITLPPGSSLERTDSVVAEVTAIVKSIEGVSDVTSIAGTSFLSGSGSSYASIIIKMVPWSERKITIDELTNTLTAKTAHIQNATFMFFGMPTLQGFGMTPGIEMKLQDKTGGDINKFYEITNKFLDEVKSKEQVMMAMTSFNPSFPQKQIEVNMAKIKESGLTLTQVMTTMQAYIGSMYVSTFNLYGKQFRVMVQASPEYRSKLEDLDKISVPTANGTMAPITEFLTFTDVTGPQALTRFNMFSSMDVTIIPNFFKGYGTGDVIKLVDEITKTSLPAGYGYEYSGMTREEVSSGNQTILIFGLCLIFVYLLLAALYESYILPLAVIISLPVGLAGVFIFIFVAMIGGSGIMNNIYVQISLVMLIGLLSKNAILIVEYAIQRRQQGMSIVDAAINGAVARLRPILMTSFAFIFGLMPLMFASGAGAIGNRSIGISAIGGMFIGTMIGVLVIPSLYIIFQNIQEKFSKSGVLNSDDKTIASK, via the coding sequence ATGTTAAAAACCTTTATAGAAAGACCTGTATTATCTACAGTGATTTCAATCATTATTGTGATATTGGGGCTGATAGGGCTGCTTACGCTGCCTGTTGCCCAGTATCCTGATATTGCCCCCCCCACGGTACAAATTACCGCCAATTATAGTGGTGCTAATGCTGACGTGGTAATGAACAGTGTTGTTATCCCCATCGAAGAGCAAGTAAATGGTGTAGAAGGGATGACTTATATGACATCTTCGGCTTCTAATAACGGACAAGCAACTATTACTGTATTCTTTAAACAAGGAGTTAATCCTGATATTGCCGCAGTAAATGTTCAGAATATGGTTGCCCGTGCAACACCTTTGCTGCCTGAAGAGGTAATAAAAGTAGGGGTTACCGTTAAAAAACAACAGAGTAGTACTATTATGTTTATGTCGCTAACCAGTGATAATCCGGATTATGATGGGCGATTTATCCAAAATTATGCGAATATCAATGTTTTACCTCAGATCAAACGTGTGTTTGGGGTAGGAGAAGCGATGGTATATGGTGCACAGGATTATTCGATGCGTATTTGGCTTAAACCTGACTTGATGAGTGTTTATCAGATATCGCCTTCGGAAGTTATTGCTGCTCTACAAGATCAGAATATTGAGGCTGCCCCTGGTGAATTGGGGCAAAATAGTGATCAGTCTTTTCAATATACATTGAAATATACGGGACGTCTAAAATTGGCTACGCAATTTGAAGATATCATAATTCGTTCGCAAAACGGGCAAATATTACGTGTCAAAGACGTTGCGGATGTTGAATTAGGATCACTTAATTATACTATTAATTCCCTTACCAACGGAACGCAATCTGTAGTTATAGCTGTTAGTCAAACAGCAGGATCAAATGCAAAGGAGATTATCGACAATATTCAAAAAACATTGGCAGATGCTAAAGTTTCGTTCCCTCCAGGTTTGAAGTTGACTTATTTATTTAATGCAAATGATTTCTTGGATGCATCTATCGAAAAAGTAATCCATACTTTGATTGAAGCTTTCATCCTGGTGTTTATCGTTGTGTTTATATTTCTTCAGGATTTCCGTTCAACGTTGATTCCGGCTATTGCAGTTCCGGTAGCTATTATCGGTACATTCTTCTTCCTGCAACTATTCGGATTTTCTATCAACTTGCTGACTTTGTTTGCTTTGGTTCTGGCTATTGGTATAGTCGTCGATGATGCGATAGTCGTCGTCGAGGCGGTGCATGCTCAGCTCGACTCGGGAGTTAAAGACCCTAAAGTGGCGACAATGAATGCGATGAAAGAAATTGCTCCGGCTATTGTATCTATTACATTGGTAATGGCAGCGGTATTTATTCCGGTAAGTTTTATCGGTGGGACAAGTGGTATATTTTATAAGCAGTTTGGTTTGACATTAGCTATTTCTATTGTCATTTCAGCTATTAATGCTTTGACATTAAGTCCTGCTTTATGTGCTTTATTCCTTAAACCTCATAGTGAAGAGCATAGTCAAAAGAAAAGTTTTATCAAACGTTTTTACTATAGCTTTAATATTGGTTTTAATGCTGCTACTCAAAAATATAAATCAAGTCTACATTTCTTAGGAAAGAGAGGACATCGTTGGATTACAGTACTTATAATTCTGATAAGCTCTGCAATCTTGTATGTATTGATGGTGATGATAATACCTAAAGGATTCGTACCTCAGGAAGATGGTGGTAATGCGATGGGTATGATTACTTTGCCTCCAGGTTCATCTCTTGAGAGAACAGATTCTGTTGTTGCAGAGGTAACAGCAATTGTGAAAAGTATTGAAGGCGTGAGTGATGTTACCAGTATTGCAGGAACCAGCTTCTTGAGCGGATCGGGAAGTTCTTATGCCTCAATTATTATAAAAATGGTTCCATGGTCGGAACGTAAGATAACTATAGATGAGCTAACCAATACTTTGACGGCTAAAACCGCTCATATACAGAATGCTACATTTATGTTCTTCGGAATGCCTACTCTACAAGGATTTGGTATGACTCCGGGTATTGAAATGAAACTTCAGGACAAAACAGGGGGAGATATTAATAAATTCTATGAGATAACTAATAAATTCTTGGATGAGGTTAAGTCCAAAGAGCAGGTAATGATGGCGATGACATCTTTTAACCCAAGTTTTCCTCAAAAACAGATAGAGGTGAATATGGCGAAGATAAAAGAGTCAGGTTTAACTCTTACACAGGTGATGACTACTATGCAGGCTTATATCGGTAGTATGTATGTATCTACCTTTAACTTGTATGGAAAACAGTTTAGGGTAATGGTTCAGGCTTCGCCCGAGTATAGATCTAAGTTGGAAGATTTAGATAAGATATCTGTACCTACAGCTAATGGAACAATGGCACCTATTACGGAGTTCCTTACATTTACTGATGTAACAGGTCCTCAGGCGTTGACTCGTTTCAATATGTTCTCATCGATGGATGTAACTATTATACCTAACTTCTTTAAAGGTTATGGAACCGGAGACGTAATAAAATTGGTTGATGAGATTACCAAAACTTCGCTTCCTGCCGGATATGGTTATGAATATTCGGGTATGACTCGCGAGGAGGTAAGTAGTGGTAACCAAACAATCCTGATATTTGGTCTTTGTTTAATCTTTGTTTATCTACTGTTGGCAGCTCTTTATGAGAGTTATATTCTACCATTGGCAGTTATTATATCCTTGCCGGTTGGTCTTGCGGGAGTATTCATCTTTATATTTGTTGCCATGATAGGAGGTAGTGGAATTATGAATAACATCTACGTCCAGATATCGCTGGTCATGTTGATCGGTCTTCTTTCGAAGAATGCAATTTTGATTGTAGAATATGCCATACAGCGTCGTCAACAAGGTATGAGTATTGTTGATGCAGCTATTAATGGTGCAGTTGCACGTTTGCGTCCTATCTTGATGACATCTTTTGCCTTTATCTTTGGTCTTATGCCTTTGATGTTTGCATCAGGAGCCGGTGCTATCGGTAATAGATCAATTGGTATCAGTGCTATCGGTGGTATGTTTATAGGAACGATGATTGGAGTATTGGTGATACCATCTCTTTATATCATCTTCCAAAATATACAAGAGAAATTTAGTAAATCGGGTGTGTTGAATTCTGATGATAAGACAATAGCAAGCAAGTAA
- a CDS encoding efflux RND transporter periplasmic adaptor subunit, giving the protein MFLNRLSVGVLVALLLVSCGNSKQEAPKEEAPVYPTAVLSEQNTVLESVYPATIKGQEDIEIRPRIDGFIEAIYVDEGAVVRKGQALFKINSPQSEQTLLSAQASVASAQAAVNTAKLNVERIRPLAQKGIVSNVQLETTENSYQSALATLAQAQATLAQAKSTVAWTSVTSPVDGIVGAIPYRLGSLVDKAYVLTTVANTSNVYVYFSLNEKDLMDFLQKAPGNTQAEKIKNMPELSLILADGTVYPEKGRVSTISGLVNTATGSVSFRADFPNPQGLLRSGTSGKISIPRHLENVLIIPQKATFAQQDKVLVYKVQGDSVVQTIVSVLQIPGGQDYAVTSGLSNGDRIVTDGVITLRNGAKIKVQ; this is encoded by the coding sequence ATGTTTTTGAATAGGTTAAGTGTTGGGGTATTAGTAGCCTTGTTACTTGTTTCTTGTGGAAACAGTAAGCAAGAAGCACCGAAAGAAGAGGCACCGGTATATCCTACTGCCGTATTGAGTGAGCAGAATACAGTTTTGGAATCTGTATATCCTGCAACAATAAAAGGACAAGAGGATATTGAAATAAGACCACGTATCGATGGCTTTATTGAAGCAATCTACGTTGATGAAGGAGCTGTTGTTAGAAAGGGACAGGCTTTATTTAAAATAAATTCGCCGCAATCGGAGCAGACTTTACTTTCAGCTCAAGCATCGGTAGCCAGTGCTCAAGCAGCTGTAAATACGGCTAAGCTTAATGTGGAGCGTATACGTCCTTTGGCTCAAAAGGGTATTGTAAGTAATGTTCAGTTGGAAACTACCGAAAATTCTTACCAATCGGCTTTAGCAACATTGGCACAGGCACAAGCAACATTGGCACAGGCAAAATCTACAGTTGCTTGGACTAGTGTAACTAGCCCTGTTGATGGTATCGTAGGAGCTATACCTTATCGTTTGGGAAGTCTTGTTGATAAAGCGTATGTTTTGACTACTGTGGCAAATACGAGTAATGTCTATGTTTATTTTTCCTTGAACGAAAAGGACTTAATGGACTTTTTACAAAAAGCACCCGGAAATACTCAGGCAGAGAAAATTAAAAATATGCCCGAATTATCACTTATTCTGGCAGATGGAACAGTATATCCTGAAAAAGGTAGGGTTTCAACTATCTCGGGGCTTGTAAATACTGCTACCGGATCAGTTAGCTTTAGAGCTGATTTTCCTAATCCTCAAGGGTTGTTGAGAAGTGGTACTAGTGGAAAAATTAGTATACCTAGACACTTAGAGAATGTTTTAATTATTCCTCAAAAAGCAACATTTGCTCAACAGGATAAAGTGTTGGTTTATAAAGTTCAGGGAGATTCGGTTGTGCAAACTATCGTATCTGTACTACAAATACCCGGTGGACAAGATTATGCTGTAACAAGTGGACTTTCTAATGGAGACCGTATCGTGACTGATGGAGTGATAACTCTTCGTAATGGTGCGAAAATAAAAGTTCAGTAA